DNA sequence from the Candidatus Binatia bacterium genome:
CGCCGGTGAAAACGTCATCCAGATGTGCCGGAGCGTGCCCGGCCCGTGGAGATCGGCCAGCACCACGGTGTCACCCGCTTCGATGCGCCGCGACGGCGCGCCTTTGCGTCCGCCGTACGACCGACCCCCGGCGCCCCGCTCACCGGTGGGATTCTCGAAAGTCACCGCACGCGAATCAAACCGCAAATCGATACGTGATGGGTCGACCACGTTCCACATGCAAGTCTTCTCCTACGGTGCGACGAAGCCACCACGCCGATCGCAATACCCGATGAGAGCCAAGAACCCGGTGGCGTCACACGCATCCGTAACGCATCACGTCCAGTTCTGGCGGCGAATCAGAACATTGGCGATATCAAATTGAGTCGCCGGAC
Encoded proteins:
- a CDS encoding DUF2961 domain-containing protein, encoding MWNVVDPSRIDLRFDSRAVTFENPTGERGAGGRSYGGRKGAPSRRIEAGDTVVLADLHGPGTLRHIWMTFSPA